From Eremothecium sinecaudum strain ATCC 58844 chromosome III, complete sequence:
CCAATTTGGTTCATACAAAACTGTCTCTTTGTATTATGTACCGAATCGATATATTTACATAATAAAAATTGCTTATGTTCCCAAAACACAACTACTTAACGTAAAGCACACAAAGATACAACGTAAAAGCAAGCTCCATCTGGAAATTGATTTTTTTTCGGCTAGGAATTCTTTATTGCTTTAAGGAATCTATAGATCCCAAAATTGCAGCTGCAATGTCAAAATTTGGGTCTTCAAGATCGAACTTCGTGTTCTCAACATTAGCCTGCTTCTTTGGAGGAGGATTTAGCTTCTTATACTCAGTCTTGGCTTTTTCAACCAACTCCAATTCATGTTGCAATTTTTTATTAGCAGCTTCATCTTTTGCACTGGCCTTTAAAGACCAGTCGTTTTTCACACCTACAGCAATGCCCAAAGCTAATGCTGAGTATCTCAAAACATTCAATGTTGACATATTTGAATCCTTAAAACAACTTAATTGATGCCTGGAGCGAAGAGCGGTTGGTTATATCAATTACAGATTGTATGAATAGTATGAGAGATCTCAATTGGCTAGCAAAAAATTAGCTAATAATGGGTTCGTAAAATGTGATGACTATAAAAGCGCTTAGAAGCTTCATTGATCTAATTTAACATTATTAGAGAGTAAACATTGGTGTTTGCTGTAGTAGAAGCTCGTGTATCTCTTGCTTTAGCCTATAAAAATGCTCAGCATGTTAATTAGTGTCAGGTCTACTAGATATGCTAGAAGTATGTTCGTTATCCTTCTGTCACTGATAGGCCATTTAATACTAACAAGATTAGGCTTTTACCAGTCAACCTCTCGGCGTTTCTTTACATATTCGTCCCCTAAGTCGTCATATGGCTCCCAATCTTCGGGAGATGCATCTGGCGCAAGCTACTTTACCTACCAGGTAGCTGTTGCATACCAGGCGAAGGATCGCCGCGAGCCCATCTATGGGAACGTTAAACTAGCCTCGCTTACTGGAGAAGATAATTACTTTATTGCTAAAAAATCCAATAATAGGCTAATTGCCGGTGTTGCTGACGGTGTTGGAGGCTGGGCAGAGCATGGTTACGACTCTAGTGCAATTTCTCGTGAGTTGTGCAATGTTTTGAAGGAGATTTCTTTGAGCGACTCGAAGACCTTGCCGCCTAAAAAATTGCTAGATGAGGCTTACAAAAAGATAGTGGAGGAAGAGATAGTAAAGGTAGGAGGAACTACGGCAATTATTGCCGATTTTGGACCTGATGGGCAGATGAAAGTTGCAAATTTGGGTGATTCTTGGTGTGGTGTGTTCCGAGACAGCCAGCTTGTGTTTGAGACGGTTTTCCAGACCGTTGCGTTCAATGCTCCATATCAGTTAGCAATTATCCCTGACGATGTACGCAAAACTGCTAGAAAGCGTGGTGGTTCTTTCATTGAAAACAGTCCTAACGATGCTGATGAATATGTTTTCCAATTGAAGCCCAATGACATTATTATATTGGCTACAGACGGCGTCACAGATAATATCGACCGAAAAGACATGGAAATTTTTATCAAAGATCGTGAAGGCATTAATGACTTGCAAGCAGCAACTGATGAGTTCGTATCTAAGGTTGCGGAGCTAAGTAAAAATAAAATGTTCCCAAGTGTGTTTTCTCAGGAAGTTTCGAAATTGACCGGCAAACCATATCTTGGAGGTAAAGAAGATGATATCACTGTTGTTGCAGTAAAGGTGAATTAAGCtatataataatatatcAAAAGAAAGAATAAAAATCAAGGAAGGTATGACCCCCCCCCATCTATGGTTCCTATTATTCGAAATTTCTACTTAATACAATTTTTTTAATGCGTTCTCTTTCACTCTTCAACCGTTGTTCTCCTTCCAAAGCGTCGCTGACGAATTTTACATTATCTGGGAGGGCAATTGAACGTGCCTGAGTTTTCTTTCCGCTCTTATTAAGGAATGTAAAAGCTACTTTGCCTGGTTTATCCTCGGAGTTGCGGTCTCCAGCCCCACTTCTATCGTATGTGTTAATTCCAGATGCTAGAATAGGAATACTATTCATCGAAACCTTTTCATTTTTGCGAGACTCCAATGCTTGTTGCATTACTAGTTGATATTGCTTTTCCATTTCTTCCTCTGCCTTAAGATCGTCGTAGGACAATGTTTCTTTTCCGTATTCTTCCTCAATCCTCTTCTTTTCTAGGTCTCTAGTAACTATAAAAGCGTCGTCAGAATCGTCACTGTTTTCATTACTCTCAACTTCTACTTGTGAATCACTGTTAAAGTTGTCATTATAATTTGGTGAATTATTTTGTGCATCTACTTCTTGATTGTCACTGGAGTCATCATCACTGGAATCATTCTCACTTACATCCACAGTTACGGGTTCATcgttttcttcttcttgctcttcaTGGGTGGCTTTCTTAACACCCATCTGTTTTAACGTTTCTTCCAACCGCTGAACACAGTCGGAAATGTCCGTGGCTCTTTCGAAATTTAAAGTTGAAGCATAACTGTCAAAAATGTTAGAAACACAAGCCTCTATGTCTTTGGGCAAAGGATTGCTTTTTGTTAGAATGTAGTATTCGAAAAACCTTAGAAAGAGAGGAAACTTCTTCTCCCAGTTGGGAGTCGTCTTTTCCATATTTGAAATAATGGTGGATATTAATCTTATACGGAAGTAGTCATCTGGTAGATCATACGGATTAATGTATGATGCGGTAGGTCGACCATTTGGATAGCCATACTTTAAGATATGATACATGGTCTCTAGAATCACTTCACTTCTAACCATACCGTAGTTAAAAATCCAGGACATATAAGTAACTTGTGCAATTTGTTTCATATTATAGCTATCCTCATTGATTTCGAGGTTACGCTCGATATTTTCCAATATTGCGTCCACAGTACGCACAACAAATTCTCTACGATATAAATAAATGGACGCTAGACATTCAGCCATGAGAGATATCGACTGGTAACCAATCTTGTGGGGTTTTGTAAATAAAGACAACAGGGTCTTGTAAACATCCTCGTCTTTCCAATTTGCTCTCTTCAACAGTGCTGTAGTTTTTTTAAAACCTACCAAATGAAGTTCCTTCCTTATGAGAGCCCTGTAAAACCTCTGCTCGACTGTCAGGGTCTTACCTTGAAGGCTTGAAGAACTTAACTTTGGAGGATATATTAACAGTATTAAGTTCTCCAATGCATTTTTGCACGTTAGTGGTAACCTGTGatcttttttcttttccCTGATAAGCTCCATCATGTTTGCCATCTGTGCACTATATTCTGGGTTGTTGTTCAAAAACCGACCAAGGTTTTCAAAAAACACAGTTAGTATCTCTATGTTATATGGCAGTAGTAGATTCATGACAAGAACTCTGATCTTATACAGAATAATGAACTTCGGTACTAAACCAAATTTTACCATCTCGCAGAAATAGTTAATATGCTTCACATTAATCCTATGGTTATGGAATTGGGTTTTAAGGGCACTGTCCAAATACTCTACTATTTCATCTTTCACGTCAGGCATTAAGTTCACATTCGTTGCGAGAAACCTTGCATAAAGTCTTAGTTTATTCATGTCTTCCTGTTCTGTAAAAACTTTAACAAGCCTCTTGCGAGTTGCTTTGTTATCCAAAGAGGCAGACCAATATCGTTCTGATAATTTATCGATCATTTCCTTCGTTTCACATTCCTCCAAATCAGAAAAGAATTTGTTAAGCTTCTTAGTAGTAGGCGAATTGGAATTAGCAAGTTCTATACCAGGTTTGGAAATTGATGGTAAATCCTCATAGAATTTCCTTATTTCTTCACTAGACCACAAATTAGCACTATTATTTTTAACTGGAGTGGTTATTACAGTCTTAACCTCCTCCGATTCTATCTCGTAATTTATATCTGCCAGTTCCGGTAACTGAAGATTGTAGTATTCTGCCAGGACATCAGCAGCTGCTTTGTACCGTTCAAAAACCGGTCTCATATCCTTGTATTGTACCGCATATTCATCAAATAGTTTACCAGTACGTATTTGAGCTTTCTGATGCTCTTTCCGTAGCTTATTCAGTTTCCTACTCAATTCTGCGGTTCTTTTAAGCACATTATCAGCTAGTGCCGTAAAAAGTTCTTTCAATGATGTCTTCAAGCTGTCATGATGAATAAATTCATCTAATGATGTATCATCCTCTATACAAAGGCCCGGATACCTTTTAATAAACGTTATAGCAAGACTTAACCTGATCCCGTTCTTATGATTGTATGCTATCGTATATTTTAGAATATTAGCCAAAGGCAATGCTGTGTTTCTGGTTAGAAAATTGGGCAACCTTTCCCCTGGAACTTCGTCCATATGATTAAAGAGACCTAGAAGGTACAGTTCTGTGAAGAGTTTTAACAACGCTTTCAAGTGATTCACCCGATTGAGTTCTTCCTTTTCACCTTCAATATCATCCACCGGGTGCAAAAAATTACAGACAAACAATTCCATTAACTTAATCGTAAAGCTACTACCAAATCTTTGGTGTAATGCACTAACCACCTCAACTGCGGCTAGCAAATCTTCATTTTTCCCCGATAGTTTTGATAAGCTTTCATTTGTTCCTGCAATAACCTCTGATAGGTATTTTTCTAATAGTACTTCACCTATGTCTTTAAGTAGTAAATCCTTAGAATCTTTTGTAATACCTAACTTTAGCTTTTTAATAAAGCCAGTATTCCTCTTTATACTTGAATCAAGCTTATTAGATCTATTGGGATACACGTCTACACCATGCCAAGCTTCACAGTTTAACTTTAGCAATTGTAACCTTTGCTCTTTCTGATAAAGTAAGTTAGTAGAGGAAATTGAAGCACTAGCAGTTGAATTGTACCACATACGTCCATTATAAGTTAATCCAGGGGAACAGAATTGATTCCTACCTATATTTTATAGTATTATGGTTCAATTGCGTAGCTAAAACCATTGTCTTCGAAACCTATTTATTAATAACCTTGAGTTTATCATTATTAACGATGTTTAAAGATGATCGAATATGATGAATGTTGCGAAATTCAATTAAACCCTTCATCTCCCAGTTTGTTCTCTATATCATTTATCTGTGTTTCGAGCTCTGCTATATTCTGCTTAAGGGTGATtatttcatcaaatttTCTCTGTTTTGTAGCAGCAAGAACTAAACCCTCCACTATGAATTTCTGTTCCTTTAGAACCATAAGTTGTTCCCTATAGCTCTTGACCTCCGGAATAGTTAGGTTGTTGAAGAGTAATTGACCCTTTTTATCCTCCGATTCTACGTAAGGAGGAGGGGGAGCTAATACCTGTGGAACATTCTTCAAAGGTAACATATTCTCTTGAATAAAGATGGTTGCCTTGGCTTGTATGGAAGCATGGATCTTCTGTTCTGCCGCATTGGTTGGTTTTGTATGGAAGAGTTGCTTTGCAAGCTTCTCATATACCATAAAAGTCTCTAATAGTCTTCTTCTGAGTTTTGTGAGTTCTTCTATATCGTTTTTCTCTGGATTTTGATTTTTGATATTCACGGTTGTCAACAATTGCTTAAACCGGGGAAGTATCCTTGTTATTATCCTTGATATTGTGTCCAGTTCGTTGAACTTTGAAAGTAAAGGCGGTAGTTCCTTAGACACCTTGTCATTTTGGAATGATCTTTTCGCAAAAACGTACCTTATACAGTCAGTGCATACCTTCAGCGTGGTGTTGACTTTCTTTGCACTTTCGAGGTCCTTGATAGGTAAATGCAACGCTGAATTCGCAATCTTATGGATAGGTATATCGTTAGAGCAATTGGTGAAGGCATTGTCACAAACAAGCCTTCCACACAGTCTGCAATGATGTTTTCGCAGCAGCAGGTTGAAGTACCGCTCACACATGGAGCACTTGGAAGATGTTTCATCTGTACGCCATGGAGTAACTGCTCTTTCAAAGGTTGAAAGCTCCCGGTTTACTCTTATAGAGGAGAAGGTTGAATCTTCGTGTTTCTTGTTAATGTCTACTATCCCATCAACTAGTCGTATAAGGCGGGCCTCTAGTTGCAAAACACGAAGCTCTGTATCCTCATTCTTCGCATTACGCATCTCTACATATGTTCTTGACAAATCGGTAGCCTGCCCGTAGTCATTATAGCCCTTTCTATCCTCCATGCACTCTCTACAGCATGCAAACCATTCTCCATTTATCGGGTCATAGGTAGCATTTTTATTCAACATCACCAAAAAACCGCAATCACGTTTGCAAAACACCTCTCCACATTTCGCACAGTTCATCATTCCATTATTAGCATTGAGGACTTTCTTACAAGCAAAACAAGTGGACTTCCACGGCTGAATTGGCTGCCAATGTGATTGGTTTATAAGGGGCCTTACTTTACCATCTGGTCTATCAACATTCTTCGAGGAGCCATATCTGGCCTGCTTAACCCTCTTGGGAGCATTATTAGCCTTAGAATTTGATTGTTCATCGTTGAAACCGTGCGCAACATCCAAGTGCATATTTAGGGAAGCTAACCCTTTAATATCCTCATTACATACTGGACATTGGTATAACTCGTCTGAGCCGTTACTCCCATTAACGCTATTAGAACCTTCCCTATCATCGCTACCACCAGCTTCCGACATACCGTTTATTATGAGGTACCCTTTCAATGAGTTTATAAATTCTACGGTGAAGGTTTTTTTATTACTGATATTAGCAATTTAATATTGTGCTAAGCAGCTAACATAATACAACTGGTTAATGGTAATTCAAGAGAAAGCTATTAGGTTCATGTTTCATAATGGGAGACGTGATTCTATCTATTATAGTACTTCTCACATTTACCATCGTCTTCAATCGATGCTATAAAGTGCTATGGTATAAGCTGCCGCGTTTGTTCGAACTTACTGGAACGACGGAAGCGTCTAATGAATACTCAGAAATGACAAATGGTATAACTCGAAATGATAATAAATTCCTTTACAAGTTTCATACTGAATATTCATTGTCATCAGCCACTGTATCCAACTTCATTAGGGTAATTGTTTCAGGGACATTCGGATTATGTATTGTAGCCATAGAAATTGTTATTTGGCAAATTAAAACGGCTGATGACGAGTATAAAGGAGGTATATTGACTACTTGGTTATGGCCTATATTAATTCTATTACTTTCATTATCTTTAATATTGGTTCAGCCATTTTGTATTCTGATTACTTTGTTTGATAAGTTTCTGGACTGGAGATGGAATGTTAAACCGCTTTTGGTTCCAAGTTGTTTAGCTACGATAACTTGGATCTTTCTCCTGCATTATGTGACTTTAGGTcctttttattttactgGGAATTTATTAACGAAGCTTTCTATTCTGGGGGTTACAATAATGAGTACTTTATCGGGAGTTGCATCCATTTCTACACTGTACTACGTGGTTATGTTCTTTATAGACGGGAATGAGAATGCTGCCACGATGTTGAATAATGTGTACCATCGCGTGGCTTTTAATTTTGTTGGCACTGCAAAGTTGAGGGAGAGGATGGCTAACCATAAGGCCGCTGTTGAGGAAAGTATTGCTGTGATGAAGGAAGTAAATGATCCATCTAGTGTGCATGATTCACTGATCCGGGAGCAGTTGATAGAGAAGATTGCTTGGTATCAATTGGAAATTTCTAGGATAGAGAAACTCTTACAGGAGTCAAGAGAGGTACGTTTAGCGAAACGAATGTTCCATTGTGTGTTTCTACTGTACTGCACATATAAGCTGATCTCGACATTTTTTATAAGGTTGCCAACGATAATATTTCATGCATTTAAGTTCCCATCAGACTACAATTATGAAAACCTATACGAGGGTCCTGAAGCTAATACTGGTGATCCCCTCGCCGTGACTCTAGCGAATATCTTCGACTTTTTTATCTTCAGATTTACACACCAGCAGGATTTGGATGCTCTGACAAAGCAAGTTTCACTTCTTCTTTCAATCAGTTTGTTCATATGCTCACTGTCGACTGTCACGACCACTATCTCGTATCTTCTAACTTTGCTTCCTATGAAGCTTCAACTATTGACATTATCCACACTACAAGACAATAATGTAGCAACTCTACCTGTTACTACACGTGAACCGGAAAATAAGTGTACTGGAAATCCTTCTATCATTAAGAATTTGATAGTATCCGAACTAACTGGTGTTTATATTATTTCTACGATTTTAATGGTGCGGTCCAATTTGCCTTATGATGTATCAAAAAGATTAAATGAACTGTTGGGCGAGAAGTTCGCCGTACCGGACATAGTGATTGACGTGTGGTTTGACAAAGTGTTTGCACTGAGTTCGATACTAACATTCACTGGGATTGTGATAGCCGGCGTAGCTATTAAAAAGACTTTATAAATTAATAGAAATCTTAAATAAAAGGTGTACAAAATAATACATGATACAAACGCCAAGGTTCTTCCTTGTCGATTAAATGACTTACTCGTTGGTTAAAAACGCAATTTTTGTTGTTGGAATGAAGGTGGTTGTGTAACCATAAATGCAGGCCTCTCTATAATTGCTATTTCATTTTCAGAGAGTAATGCGGCGAATAATATAGGCCTATATTTGTCAGTAAAGAAAAAGTTCGCACTGTTCTTGTTTTCCAATTGTAAATTGCCGTGTGGCTTCGAGCCATCTGATTTACTGAGAAACTCTTCCGCCAGTTCTAAATCatcgtcttcttcttcagcagCTCCATCGTTGATGAAATTGCTCTCATCGTTAATAGTCAAACCATCACGAGTATGTTTCTTCGCTTTCTTTCTCTTGCTGACAGGTAGATCAATACTGAGATCTAAGCTTGCCAACCAGGAAGCCCCCCAAAACCAGACCTTGTTTTTGTTTTGCATATCAGGGAAGATACTGACACATTTGTCCTTTAGTTGGATGAACTCTGAGGGTAGGTTTTCGGCATTCTTCTTACACCAAGAAGTTAATAAGTTACCATCTGAGTTTGTGTTGAATTCATACAGCTTATTTTCTGATGTAATTAATAGTACAGTGTTCCTATTGGTGAAAGCGATAGCAGTAATAAAGTTCATGAGACGGATTAATGGCTTTACATGACCAGTTTCTAAATCGACCAAATCAACTGCACCACACACTCTAGAAATAACAGCCAACGATCCACCATTTACATGCAAGTGATTAACAGTGTTGATATATGGTAATTTAATGCTCGTCATTGTTTGCTGTACATCCAGTAGTTCAATTACTTGTTTTGTCTCGTCTTCATCAGATTCTAGATCCACAGTAAATAGCTCATCATCGCTTGTACAAAGAATTACTTTTGAGTTGGTAACAAATTGCACAAACTTACAGCCTGTAATTGTTAGAAGGTCATTATCTAATTTGGTAACCTTCAACTTCGTTTCTGTGGGTTGTAAGTGAAATACTTTTGTCATGGATGGTTGGCCAACAACAAGAACATCACCATTAGGTGATAAAGCACATGAAGCAATATTTTGCTCACATTTCAACACTAGCTTAGAAACTAGTTTGTAGTTCTTTTCTGCTGATAAATCATCTCCTATCTGCCAGATTTTAACGATATTCTCTTGCCATGAAACAACTAAACGCCGAGCTTGATTTATCAAAGCGTTTTTACGAAATGGAGCAACCAAGGGCATCTTTCTATAGTTACCATCTGAAAATGAGTCCAAAGGACTGATCACAAGAGATTTTTCAACGCCTCCAGATACAATGAAATCACACCCCTTGGATTGGTAGGATGCCATACATCTAATATCATTCGAATGGAAAAGCCTGTTAGAAGAGGGTGTCCATTTCATTGTACCACCTGAAGGAGCATTTGTAAACTGGTAAATTTTCCTATCAACCCCAGCACTGAAAACCTTCATGTTTGCCAGATCTGCAGTCAAACACAAAACATCTGCTTGGTGTACTTTAAAAGATTGCACAAGTGTAGCATAGCGGTGATCCCAAAACTTAACAGAACCAGTGGAATCTCCCGAAACTATTTGGTTTGTTATTGGCAAATATAGTACCGACCAAACTAGAGTTGACTCCTTTTTAGACTTATCTACTTTCATAGTATGCTGTAATCTACCTATATCTGGACTACCCACTTTCGCACACCAAATTCTTATTCTTCCATCGGAGCACCCTCCAATAACGCCTTCATCCTTGACCCAGGTCACAGCTAAAACACGGGAATTCTGTCTGGTTAGAATACGGTCATGTTCCAAGCTTCCCCTGCCTCCAGAAATGTCAATTAATACAACACTACCATTATCACAACCAACTGCTAATTTGTTATTTGATTCATTGATGGCAATTGACCAGATAACACCCGAATTACAGTCATAATTTTTTATAGGCAAACCAGTAGTAAAGTCCCACTCAGTAACAACAGTTGAACCTCCAATAGAAAATAACCTCAATGGCTCCCCAGGAACATTACACCAGCAAAGACCTTCAATGGTCCTATCCTTGCCACCTTGGAGAACAAGCTCTTGAAACCAACTATCTCTGGGGTTCCAAATCTCTATATTACCATCAGATCTTCCTAGAGCCAATCTTAAATCACTTGGTGTAAGTTTTGTTGTAGAATTATGAGAAAATGCAAGTGCGGTTATATTACCTGGAGTATATGGGACAAACCTCAACCGATGAACGGCAGTTTGATTTTTAGTCATGtttaaaaactttaaatgCCTGATCCAAATACACCAACACACAAGGTATCACACAAATTTGAGGAGTAATGAACCTTGACTACTGTTGACATTATTATTACAAGATGAGATGAGGTCTATGATGAgctgaaaattttcaaatTATCGTTACCCGGAGTTTAAAAAGAAATGTTTGGTCACGTGAGTAAAAGTATAGTAACTAAAAATTAGCATTACTGCAACTAAAAGCTTATAGGATACTCGTAAATAATCCAGAACCGTTTTGAGCGTATTGGTTGACGGtttatattattattttgTATAACCATCTAAGTCACATTGAACGAAAGGAAACGCGTTACATTTATTGATGTAACTCATCCCATCGACCACATCAACATAGAGTAGCTCAGCATTGGATGAAATGATTGCAGATGAGCACAATTATCATGATAATGAAGTGAATAAGGACATATCAGTTCATCACAAAATATTCAGGGCGATTGCTGATGTCTTTCAATCTGCTCAGAGCACTTATGCCGGTCATAGACGTCACATTGCAGTTTTAAATAAGATTCACTCGAAATGTGTGGACCAGAACTTACACGAAGCATTCAATTACTGGTTTAATAAGTTGGTAGCTAAGATTTTACCTTGTAAGAAGCAAGATCCGGTTGGAGATCGGATTTCAAAATTGGTAGCGGCTTTCATAGCTAGTAATGAGTTAACACTACAGAAACAAAGAGATGAAGGGGATTTGGATGAAAAGAAAGAACAGATTATTGGCGCATTCGTGAATCAGCTTATAAGGTTTTTGTTACGTGGGCTTGAATCGCGAGATAAACATGTACGGTATCGTTCAACTCAACTTCTGGCGGTTATTATGGACACAATGGGAGAAATAGAAGAAGAGCTTTATAATTTAGTTTTATGGTCCATGCAGAAGAGGATGTATGACAGAGAGCCCAATGTTCGGATCCAGGCTATATTCTGTCTTACAAAGTTTCAAGATGAAGAGCAAAATGCATTGGAAGACCCTGCAACATCAAAACTAATACATGCTATCCAAAATGATCCAAGTGCTGAGGTCCGGAGAGCTGCAATGCTGAACTTAGTGAATACCAAGGATACTATAAATTTTATCGTCGAACGTTATCGTGATGTTAACGGTATAAATAGGAGGTTGGTGT
This genomic window contains:
- the TIM11 gene encoding F1F0 ATP synthase subunit e (Syntenic homolog of Ashbya gossypii AGR362C; Syntenic homolog of Saccharomyces cerevisiae YDR322C-A (TIM11)), which gives rise to MSTLNVLRYSALALGIAVGVKNDWSLKASAKDEAANKKLQHELELVEKAKTEYKKLNPPPKKQANVENTKFDLEDPNFDIAAAILGSIDSLKQ
- the PTC7 gene encoding type 2C protein phosphatase PTC7 (Syntenic homolog of Ashbya gossypii AGR363W; Syntenic homolog of Saccharomyces cerevisiae YHR076W (PTC7)) translates to MLSMLISVRSTRYARSMFVILLSLIGHLILTRLGFYQSTSRRFFTYSSPKSSYGSQSSGDASGASYFTYQVAVAYQAKDRREPIYGNVKLASLTGEDNYFIAKKSNNRLIAGVADGVGGWAEHGYDSSAISRELCNVLKEISLSDSKTLPPKKLLDEAYKKIVEEEIVKVGGTTAIIADFGPDGQMKVANLGDSWCGVFRDSQLVFETVFQTVAFNAPYQLAIIPDDVRKTARKRGGSFIENSPNDADEYVFQLKPNDIIILATDGVTDNIDRKDMEIFIKDREGINDLQAATDEFVSKVAELSKNKMFPSVFSQEVSKLTGKPYLGGKEDDITVVAVKVN
- the NMD2 gene encoding Nmd2p (Syntenic homolog of Ashbya gossypii AGR364C; Syntenic homolog of Saccharomyces cerevisiae YHR077C (NMD2); 1-intron in Ashbya gossypii), with the translated sequence MDKEQRLQLLKLNCEAWHGVDVYPNRSNKLDSSIKRNTGFIKKLKLGITKDSKDLLLKDIGEVLLEKYLSEVIAGTNESLSKLSGKNEDLLAAVEVVSALHQRFGSSFTIKLMELFVCNFLHPVDDIEGEKEELNRVNHLKALLKLFTELYLLGLFNHMDEVPGERLPNFLTRNTALPLANILKYTIAYNHKNGIRLSLAITFIKRYPGLCIEDDTSLDEFIHHDSLKTSLKELFTALADNVLKRTAELSRKLNKLRKEHQKAQIRTGKLFDEYAVQYKDMRPVFERYKAAADVLAEYYNLQLPELADINYEIESEEVKTVITTPVKNNSANLWSSEEIRKFYEDLPSISKPGIELANSNSPTTKKLNKFFSDLEECETKEMIDKLSERYWSASLDNKATRKRLVKVFTEQEDMNKLRLYARFLATNVNLMPDVKDEIVEYLDSALKTQFHNHRINVKHINYFCEMVKFGLVPKFIILYKIRVLVMNLLLPYNIEILTVFFENLGRFLNNNPEYSAQMANMMELIREKKKDHRLPLTCKNALENLILLIYPPKLSSSSLQGKTLTVEQRFYRALIRKELHLVGFKKTTALLKRANWKDEDVYKTLLSLFTKPHKIGYQSISLMAECLASIYLYRREFVVRTVDAILENIERNLEINEDSYNMKQIAQVTYMSWIFNYGMVRSEVILETMYHILKYGYPNGRPTASYINPYDLPDDYFRIRLISTIISNMEKTTPNWEKKFPLFLRFFEYYILTKSNPLPKDIEACVSNIFDSYASTLNFERATDISDCVQRLEETLKQMGVKKATHEEQEEENDEPVTVDVSENDSSDDDSSDNQEVDAQNNSPNYNDNFNSDSQVEVESNENSDDSDDAFIVTRDLEKKRIEEEYGKETLSYDDLKAEEEMEKQYQLVMQQALESRKNEKVSMNSIPILASGINTYDRSGAGDRNSEDKPGKVAFTFLNKSGKKTQARSIALPDNVKFVSDALEGEQRLKSERERIKKIVLSRNFE
- the PEP7 gene encoding phosphatidylinositol-3-phosphate binding protein (Syntenic homolog of Ashbya gossypii AGR365C; Syntenic homolog of Saccharomyces cerevisiae YDR323C (PEP7)) gives rise to the protein MSEAGGSDDREGSNSVNGSNGSDELYQCPVCNEDIKGLASLNMHLDVAHGFNDEQSNSKANNAPKRVKQARYGSSKNVDRPDGKVRPLINQSHWQPIQPWKSTCFACKKVLNANNGMMNCAKCGEVFCKRDCGFLVMLNKNATYDPINGEWFACCRECMEDRKGYNDYGQATDLSRTYVEMRNAKNEDTELRVLQLEARLIRLVDGIVDINKKHEDSTFSSIRVNRELSTFERAVTPWRTDETSSKCSMCERYFNLLLRKHHCRLCGRLVCDNAFTNCSNDIPIHKIANSALHLPIKDLESAKKVNTTLKVCTDCIRYVFAKRSFQNDKVSKELPPLLSKFNELDTISRIITRILPRFKQLLTTVNIKNQNPEKNDIEELTKLRRRLLETFMVYEKLAKQLFHTKPTNAAEQKIHASIQAKATIFIQENMLPLKNVPQVLAPPPPYVESEDKKGQLLFNNLTIPEVKSYREQLMVLKEQKFIVEGLVLAATKQRKFDEIITLKQNIAELETQINDIENKLGDEGFN
- a CDS encoding uncharacterized protein (Syntenic homolog of Ashbya gossypii AGR366W; Syntenic homolog of Saccharomyces cerevisiae YHR078W) encodes the protein MGDVILSIIVLLTFTIVFNRCYKVLWYKLPRLFELTGTTEASNEYSEMTNGITRNDNKFLYKFHTEYSLSSATVSNFIRVIVSGTFGLCIVAIEIVIWQIKTADDEYKGGILTTWLWPILILLLSLSLILVQPFCILITLFDKFLDWRWNVKPLLVPSCLATITWIFLLHYVTLGPFYFTGNLLTKLSILGVTIMSTLSGVASISTLYYVVMFFIDGNENAATMLNNVYHRVAFNFVGTAKLRERMANHKAAVEESIAVMKEVNDPSSVHDSLIREQLIEKIAWYQLEISRIEKLLQESREVRLAKRMFHCVFLLYCTYKLISTFFIRLPTIIFHAFKFPSDYNYENLYEGPEANTGDPLAVTLANIFDFFIFRFTHQQDLDALTKQVSLLLSISLFICSLSTVTTTISYLLTLLPMKLQLLTLSTLQDNNVATLPVTTREPENKCTGNPSIIKNLIVSELTGVYIISTILMVRSNLPYDVSKRLNELLGEKFAVPDIVIDVWFDKVFALSSILTFTGIVIAGVAIKKTL